One window of Bos indicus isolate NIAB-ARS_2022 breed Sahiwal x Tharparkar chromosome 18, NIAB-ARS_B.indTharparkar_mat_pri_1.0, whole genome shotgun sequence genomic DNA carries:
- the LOC109572053 gene encoding vomeronasal type-1 receptor 4-like, whose translation MEILVQYWFYKKTADVTTTTIAFFLLQDTLDILSMFFHKDALRTTSEAALQITYLIQMVIGSLVNVILFFHSISPVLIGQSQRPTDMIHTHMAVANLLVLLSPGIPHTMAAFIPRNPLSRLGCKFVYYLQKMARSTALCSTCVLSTYQSFTLTSRRLEWVMLRGRAPKVIGPSCCTCWMLSFLMYIRVPLKLTGPQNMHNYTDTKGTWFCSSSPTEIGTSYLWSISDAMYFGVMLWSSGSMVLLLLRHRQRVQYIHTPTGHHRCPPETRAAHTILMLVVTFITFYFLNSVVSFYIAAFFDIRLWLIQTSNVLGSCFPTISPFLLLLRYPRTPRFCS comes from the coding sequence ATGGAAATCCTTGTGCAGTACTGGTTCTATAAGAAGACAGCTgatgtcaccaccaccaccatagcctTCTTTCTGCTCCAGGACACTCTTGACATCCTCTCCATGTTTTTTCACAAAGATGCCCTGAGAACCACAAGTGAGGCTGCTCTCCAAATCACGTATCTTATACAGATGGTGATAGGGTCCCTGGTCAATGTCATCCTTTTCTTCCACAGCATCTCTCCAGTCTTGATTGGCCAAAGCCAGAGACCCACAGACATGATTCATACCCACATGGCGGTTGCTAATCTCTTGGTTCTTCTGTCCCCTGGCATTCCCCACACAATggcagcttttattccaaggaatcCTCTGTCCAGGCTTGGATGTAAGTTTGTGTATTACTTACAGAAAATGGCTCGCAGCACCGCCCTGTGCTCCACCTGCGTCCTGAGCACATATCAGTCCTTCACTCTTACCTCcaggagactggagtgggtgatgcTCAGAGGAAGGGCCCCCAAGGTCATTGGTCCTTCCTGCTGCACCTGCTGGATGCTCAGCTTCTTAATGTACATCCGTGTTCCTCTCAAACTCACTGGTCCACAGAACATGCACAACTATACTGATACCAAAGGCACGTGGTTCTGTTCATCCTCACCTACTGAAATAGGTACGAGTTATTTGTGGTCCATCTCTGATGCCATGTATTTTGGCGTCATGCTCTGGTCCAGTGGCTCCATGGTGCTTCTCCTGCTCAGACACCGCCAGAGGGTGCAGTATATTCACACCCCCACTGGGCACCACAGATGCCCCCCAGAGACCAGAGCCGCCCACACCATCCTGATGCTGGTGGTCACCTTCATCACCTTCTACTTCCTAAATTCTGTTGTGTCTTTTTATATTGCAGCCTTCTTTGATATTCGTCTATGGTTGATACAGACCTCTAATGTACTGGGTTCCTGTTTTCCCACCATTTCCCCTTTCCTGCTGCTTCTTAGATATCCTAGAACTCCTAGGTTCTGCTCTTGA